In one window of Gemmatimonadota bacterium DNA:
- a CDS encoding rhomboid family intramembrane serine protease → MLVTPRPVSVVRTLRVHAWILGVSVASLWAVFAVDTVLGGALLHFGIVPRTTDGLWGILAAPFLHADLAHLTANTASLLVLGWLVMLRDPRHFGLVAICAMVGAGLVAWLLGAPRSVHVGASGVIFGFLGFLIFAGWWARSFGSILLSLGTTVLWGGLVWGVLPGAPGISWQAHLGGFLGGVLAARWFSRDTSTVARLKKLGLV, encoded by the coding sequence ATGCTCGTCACCCCCCGCCCCGTCAGCGTCGTCCGCACGTTGCGCGTCCACGCCTGGATCCTCGGCGTGTCGGTCGCGTCGCTCTGGGCCGTCTTCGCCGTCGATACCGTCCTCGGTGGCGCGCTGCTGCACTTCGGGATCGTCCCGCGTACCACCGACGGACTCTGGGGCATCCTCGCCGCGCCGTTCCTGCACGCCGACCTCGCGCACCTCACCGCCAACACCGCCTCGCTCCTCGTGCTCGGCTGGCTCGTGATGCTGCGCGACCCGCGCCACTTCGGCCTCGTCGCGATCTGTGCGATGGTGGGGGCCGGGCTCGTCGCGTGGCTGCTCGGGGCACCGCGCTCGGTGCACGTCGGCGCGAGCGGCGTGATCTTCGGCTTCCTCGGGTTCCTGATCTTCGCCGGATGGTGGGCACGCAGCTTCGGGAGCATCCTGCTGAGCCTCGGGACCACCGTGCTCTGGGGCGGACTGGTCTGGGGTGTCCTCCCTGGGGCACCGGGCATCTCGTGGCAGGCGCACCTCGGCGGGTTCCTTGGCGGGGTGCTCGCGGCACGGTGGTTCTCGCGCGACACGTCGACGGTCGCCCGCCTGAAGAAGCTCGGTCTGGTTTGA
- a CDS encoding DUF664 domain-containing protein — protein sequence MQADDLRAVMVRDLRALAREVAAYPDDEAPWRPVPGIANGGGTLARHLAGNIRHFVGAVLGGSAYVRDRDAEFGARGLTRAELAAEITEAIAELERVMPLLTADRMAAEFPVEVGGHRYVTARWLTHLASHLGYHLGQVDYHRRMVAPASGTVGTMSLTEL from the coding sequence ATGCAAGCTGACGATCTACGGGCAGTGATGGTACGGGACCTACGCGCGCTGGCGCGTGAAGTTGCGGCCTACCCGGACGACGAGGCGCCCTGGCGTCCGGTCCCGGGCATCGCGAACGGCGGCGGGACGCTCGCGCGCCACCTCGCGGGCAACATCCGGCACTTCGTCGGTGCGGTCCTCGGCGGCAGCGCGTACGTGCGCGACCGGGACGCGGAGTTCGGTGCGCGCGGCCTGACGCGCGCCGAGCTCGCGGCGGAGATCACCGAGGCGATCGCCGAACTCGAGCGCGTGATGCCGTTGCTGACGGCGGACCGGATGGCGGCGGAGTTCCCGGTCGAGGTGGGCGGCCACCGCTACGTGACGGCGCGGTGGCTGACGCATCTCGCCTCGCACCTGGGGTACCATCTCGGGCAGGTGGACTATCACCGGCGCATGGTCGCCCCGGCGAGCGGGACGGTGGGGACGATGAGCTTGACGGAGCTCTGA
- a CDS encoding cupin domain-containing protein: MRISLDEAFAAISDHWAPVVVAELNGQQVKAVKFRGPFHWHQHANEDEMFLVHRGRFRMEFRDRSVELAAGEFLVVPRGTEHRPVADEEVEVVLFEPATTVRTGD, encoded by the coding sequence ATGCGCATCTCCCTTGACGAGGCCTTCGCCGCGATCTCCGACCACTGGGCGCCGGTCGTCGTCGCCGAGTTGAACGGGCAGCAGGTGAAGGCCGTGAAGTTCCGCGGTCCTTTCCATTGGCACCAGCACGCGAACGAGGACGAGATGTTCCTCGTGCATCGCGGACGGTTCCGCATGGAGTTCCGCGACCGCAGCGTGGAGCTCGCGGCGGGCGAGTTCCTCGTCGTGCCGCGCGGCACCGAGCACCGACCGGTCGCGGACGAGGAGGTCGAAGTGGTGCTGTTCGAACCCGCGACGACCGTCCGCACGGGGGACTGA
- a CDS encoding DUF3311 domain-containing protein, which yields MRAHHLLALVPLAALLGAPFVANRVEPRILGLPFLLAWCVGAVLLTSATMAVIHRLDRDAHAAEESAPTDTGGAA from the coding sequence ATGCGCGCGCATCATCTGCTCGCGCTGGTGCCGCTCGCTGCCTTGCTCGGCGCGCCCTTCGTCGCCAACCGCGTCGAGCCTCGGATCCTCGGTCTTCCCTTCCTCCTCGCCTGGTGCGTGGGGGCGGTGCTCCTCACCTCGGCGACGATGGCGGTCATCCATCGGCTCGATCGCGATGCGCACGCGGCCGAGGAGTCGGCGCCGACCGACACGGGCGGCGCGGCATGA
- a CDS encoding sodium:solute symporter → MIALWLIGASFALAIGLGLYARRGRTMKLEEWSVGGRRFGTLFVFLLMAGEIYTTFTLLGGSGWAYGKGAPAFYIICYGTVSYVMAYWMLPPIWRYASEHRLLSQADFWARKYESRGLGLLVALVGVVALIPYLVLQLKGLGLIVSEASYGRVDATTAIWLGTVALVTYVSASGIHGSALTALAKDVMILVVVVALGLYLPWKLFGGIGPMFARIEAERPGFLTLSARGQSPSWFASTVLLSALGLYLWPQNFASIFTAKGPGALRRNSILMPLYQLVLLFVFFTGFAALLVVPGLEGPDVDLALLRLVRAELPPWVVGTVGAAGVLTALVPGSMILMAASTTMANTGYRALRPAADDAAIARVAKWCVPVVAAVALWFTLRGGATIVALLLMGYAFVTQLFPSLLLALMGPRWRVPAVAAGAGIVAGVATVVVQTASGMTLARVAPGLPGALLDLNVGVVALLLNVAVTGAVAMLARPSSR, encoded by the coding sequence ATGATCGCCCTCTGGCTGATCGGTGCGTCGTTCGCGCTGGCGATCGGGCTCGGACTGTACGCGCGGCGCGGCCGCACGATGAAGCTCGAGGAGTGGAGCGTCGGGGGCCGCCGCTTCGGCACCCTCTTCGTCTTCCTGCTGATGGCGGGCGAGATCTACACCACCTTCACGCTGCTCGGCGGCAGCGGGTGGGCGTACGGGAAGGGCGCGCCGGCGTTCTACATCATCTGCTACGGGACCGTCTCGTACGTGATGGCGTACTGGATGCTCCCGCCCATCTGGCGCTACGCGAGCGAGCATCGCCTGCTCTCGCAAGCCGACTTCTGGGCGCGGAAGTACGAGAGCCGCGGCCTCGGGCTGCTCGTCGCGCTCGTGGGCGTCGTCGCGCTCATCCCGTACCTCGTGCTGCAGCTCAAGGGTCTGGGGCTCATCGTCAGCGAGGCCTCGTACGGTCGGGTGGATGCGACGACGGCCATCTGGCTCGGGACCGTGGCGCTCGTCACCTACGTGAGCGCGAGCGGGATCCATGGGAGCGCCCTCACTGCGCTCGCCAAGGACGTGATGATCCTCGTGGTCGTGGTGGCGCTCGGCCTCTACCTGCCGTGGAAGCTGTTCGGCGGCATCGGCCCGATGTTCGCGCGCATCGAGGCCGAACGGCCGGGGTTCCTCACGCTGTCGGCGCGCGGGCAGAGCCCGAGCTGGTTCGCGAGCACGGTGCTGCTGTCGGCGCTCGGCCTCTATCTCTGGCCGCAGAACTTCGCGTCGATCTTCACCGCGAAGGGGCCGGGGGCCCTGCGGCGCAACTCGATCCTCATGCCGCTCTACCAGCTGGTGCTGCTCTTCGTCTTCTTCACGGGCTTCGCGGCGCTGCTGGTGGTGCCAGGGCTCGAGGGTCCGGATGTGGACCTCGCCCTGCTGCGGTTGGTGCGGGCGGAGTTGCCGCCGTGGGTCGTGGGGACGGTCGGGGCCGCCGGCGTGCTGACCGCGCTCGTTCCGGGCTCGATGATCCTCATGGCGGCCTCGACGACGATGGCGAACACGGGATATCGCGCGCTGCGGCCGGCGGCGGACGATGCGGCGATCGCGCGCGTGGCGAAGTGGTGCGTGCCGGTGGTCGCCGCGGTCGCGCTCTGGTTCACGTTGCGCGGGGGCGCGACGATCGTGGCGCTGCTGCTGATGGGCTATGCGTTCGTGACCCAGCTCTTCCCGTCGCTGTTGCTCGCGCTCATGGGGCCGCGATGGCGCGTGCCGGCGGTGGCGGCCGGGGCGGGGATCGTCGCCGGGGTGGCGACGGTGGTGGTGCAGACGGCGAGCGGCATGACACTGGCGCGGGTCGCGCCGGGACTGCCCGGGGCGCTGCTGGACCTCAACGTCGGGGTCGTCGCCCTCCTGCTCAACGTCGCGGTGACGGGCGCGGTCGCGATGCTCGCGCGCCCGTCCTCGCGATGA
- a CDS encoding c-type cytochrome: protein MRRSFLLAAVVTLSLAACAKASSSAAAAQPSGPVMPAGVTPASIAMGDSIFHSGGCQRCHGQKGVGGQNGPSLVAGPWLHSTGKYEEIVATITTGVPRTALKDQARRFPMNPRGGPMNLNDDQVKAVAAYVYSVSRDKK from the coding sequence ATGCGTCGGTCGTTCCTTCTCGCTGCCGTTGTGACCCTCTCCCTCGCCGCCTGCGCCAAGGCCTCGAGCTCCGCCGCCGCCGCCCAGCCGAGCGGTCCCGTCATGCCGGCCGGCGTCACGCCGGCGAGCATCGCGATGGGCGACTCGATCTTCCACAGCGGTGGGTGCCAGCGCTGCCACGGACAGAAGGGCGTCGGCGGGCAGAACGGCCCGAGCCTCGTCGCCGGCCCGTGGCTCCACAGCACCGGCAAGTACGAGGAGATCGTCGCGACCATCACCACCGGCGTGCCGCGGACCGCGCTGAAGGACCAGGCGCGCCGCTTCCCGATGAACCCGCGCGGCGGCCCGATGAACCTCAACGACGATCAGGTCAAGGCCGTCGCGGCGTACGTCTACTCGGTCTCGCGCGACAAGAAGTGA
- a CDS encoding methyl-accepting chemotaxis protein, with amino-acid sequence MNLISGKTMLQHLKVSTRVSLAFGVLIAMIAAIGIVTLTSMAGIQARAATIYADRVVPLQQLKVVADAYAVAIVDNVHKVRAGTVTYEDGANTIRKARTTIDSAMKVYSSTWLTDEEKGLLAKATLTTETANRAIDRALVLLDTRDAGGLSAFAEHELYPAIDPVSSDVTALIDLQVRVAGEEYAAATASYTSLRLLFLVGIPVIILLCIGLARWTAAQLTAMIARVLEWMGDVQHRQIPAVRDAVIALAEGRLDTPIRIQKREIAAAARNQAGELADALDHVQDAVIETAQSAERSRLTLHALVDAASGLVAAARDGRLEHRVDPQQFAGSYRTLAEGLNATLVAVAEPLQETSRVLQRVADRDLSVRIMAEGVGEFRELNAAVNLAISHLADALREVESAAEQVSAASAQVASGGQHLADGSSTQATELERAASGLHELDERTRTNATHAEHARTAMERTRGDTRTGVARMEELSGAISEIRQSADATARILKSIEEIAFQTNLLALNAAVEAARAGDAGRGFAVVAEEVRALALRSKESAQQTAVLIERSLESSSRGVTLNTQVRAQLDTIAQRVEEVSEAVEGIAAATAEQTVAVSEVATAISRVNQITQSTAANAEESAAAAEELSGQSAVMLGLVRQFSIDGEIHGVGRSTGQSTPPSMQRRPRAKTHAHR; translated from the coding sequence CATCTACGCCGATCGCGTGGTCCCGCTCCAGCAACTCAAGGTCGTCGCCGATGCCTACGCCGTCGCGATCGTGGACAACGTCCACAAGGTCCGCGCCGGAACGGTGACCTACGAGGACGGCGCCAATACCATCCGCAAGGCGCGTACGACGATCGACAGCGCGATGAAGGTGTACTCGTCCACGTGGCTGACGGACGAGGAGAAGGGACTCCTCGCGAAGGCGACCCTCACGACGGAGACGGCGAACCGGGCGATCGACCGGGCGCTCGTCCTGCTCGACACCCGCGACGCCGGCGGGCTCTCGGCGTTCGCCGAGCATGAGCTCTACCCGGCGATCGACCCCGTCTCCTCCGACGTCACCGCGCTCATCGACCTGCAGGTGCGCGTCGCCGGCGAGGAATACGCCGCGGCGACGGCCTCGTACACGAGCCTCCGCCTCCTCTTCCTCGTCGGCATCCCGGTGATCATCCTCCTGTGCATCGGGCTCGCGCGCTGGACCGCGGCCCAACTCACGGCCATGATCGCCCGCGTCCTCGAGTGGATGGGCGACGTGCAGCACCGGCAGATCCCCGCCGTGCGTGACGCCGTGATCGCACTGGCCGAGGGTCGTCTCGACACGCCGATCCGCATCCAGAAGCGGGAGATCGCCGCCGCGGCGCGCAACCAGGCGGGCGAGCTCGCCGATGCGCTCGATCATGTGCAGGATGCGGTCATCGAGACCGCGCAGTCCGCGGAACGGTCGCGCCTCACGCTCCACGCGCTCGTCGATGCGGCGAGCGGCCTCGTCGCGGCGGCCCGGGACGGCCGCCTCGAGCATCGGGTCGATCCGCAGCAGTTCGCCGGCAGCTACCGCACGCTCGCCGAGGGGCTCAACGCGACCCTCGTCGCCGTCGCCGAGCCGCTCCAGGAGACCTCGCGGGTCCTCCAGCGCGTCGCCGACCGGGACCTCTCCGTGCGCATCATGGCCGAGGGGGTCGGGGAGTTCCGCGAGCTCAACGCCGCCGTGAACCTCGCCATCTCGCACCTCGCCGACGCACTCCGCGAAGTGGAGAGCGCGGCCGAGCAGGTCTCGGCGGCCTCGGCGCAGGTCGCCTCGGGCGGCCAGCACCTCGCCGACGGCAGTTCGACCCAGGCCACCGAGCTCGAGCGCGCGGCCTCCGGGTTGCACGAACTCGACGAGCGCACGCGCACCAACGCGACCCACGCCGAGCATGCCCGGACGGCGATGGAGCGTACGCGCGGCGACACGCGCACCGGCGTCGCGCGCATGGAGGAGCTCTCGGGCGCGATCAGCGAGATCCGCCAGTCCGCCGACGCGACGGCGCGCATCCTGAAGTCGATCGAGGAGATCGCCTTCCAGACGAACCTGCTCGCGCTCAATGCCGCGGTCGAGGCCGCTCGTGCGGGCGATGCGGGTCGCGGCTTCGCGGTCGTCGCCGAGGAGGTCCGCGCCCTGGCCCTCCGCAGCAAGGAGTCGGCGCAGCAGACGGCGGTGCTCATCGAGCGTTCGCTCGAGAGCTCGTCGCGCGGCGTCACGCTCAATACCCAGGTCCGCGCCCAGCTCGACACGATCGCCCAGCGTGTGGAGGAGGTCAGCGAGGCCGTGGAGGGGATCGCCGCCGCGACCGCCGAGCAGACGGTCGCCGTCAGCGAGGTGGCCACGGCGATCTCGCGGGTGAACCAGATCACGCAGTCCACCGCGGCGAACGCCGAGGAATCGGCCGCCGCGGCCGAGGAGCTGAGCGGCCAGTCGGCCGTGATGCTCGGACTCGTGCGCCAGTTCTCGATCGACGGGGAGATCCACGGCGTCGGCCGGTCCACCGGCCAGAGCACGCCGCCGTCGATGCAGCGCCGACCGCGCGCGAAGACCCACGCGCACCGCTGA